One window from the genome of Tachysurus vachellii isolate PV-2020 chromosome 5, HZAU_Pvac_v1, whole genome shotgun sequence encodes:
- the ccn4b gene encoding cellular communication network factor 4b isoform X2 — MSGCVSRWSSVMRLLSWILLVNGGLYQVLSQSPTVIPVVNTDPDLFNRTQYCKWPCKCPKVAPVCPLGISLLTDGCDCCKACAKQLGETCNERDTCDYHRGLYCDYSADKPRYEKGVCAYLVGTGCEYNGVIYRNGQSFQPSCKYRCLCVNGAIGCVPLCTESLPPRGWCQLPKLVKIPGRCCEQWICNEPRKTRRTSPRHAVEVSLNTNEIWHNNCITHTTPWSPCSKTCGRGVSMRLSNDNSQCVMEHESRLCNLRPCDVDITKHFRNFTISGCTSKKPYWPKYCGVCSDERCCIPYKSKTIEVEFECPNGAVFTWKYMWINACFCNLSCRNPNDIFADLEPYYEHNEIMN; from the exons ATGTCTGGATGCGTCTCTCGCTGGAGTTCAGTGATGAGGCTCCTGTCGTGGATCCTGTTGGTAAACGGTGGACTTTATCAG GTCTTATCTCAAAGTCCCACAGTCATTCCGGTTGTGAACACAGACCCGGACCTGTTTAACAGAACACAGTACTGTAAGTGGCCCTGTAAATGTCCTAAGGTGGCCCCCGTGTGCCCTCTGGGGATCAGTCTGCTCACAGACGGCTGTGACTGCTGTAAGGCTTGTGCTAAACAGCTGGGAGAAACCTGCAATGAGAGAGACACATGTGACTACCACAGGGGCCTCTACTGTGACTACAGTGCTGACAAGCCTAGGTACGAAAAAggcgtgtgtgcat ATCTAGTCGGTACAGGCTGTGAGTATAATGGTGTGATCTATCGTAATGGGCAGAGCTTTCAGCCTAGCTGTAAGTACCGCTGCTTGTGTGTAAATGGGGCCATCGGGTGTGTACCACTGTGCACTGAGTCCCTGCCACCTCGGGGGTGGTGTCAGTTACCCAAGCTGGTGAAGATTCCAGGCCGTTGCTGTGAGCAGTGGATCTGTAATGAGCCTCGGAAAACACGCAGGACGAGCCCTAGACATGCTGTGGAGG TGTCTCTAAACACCAATGAGATCTGGCACAACAACTGTATTACCCATACTACCCCTTGGAGCCCATGCTCAAAGACCTGTGGGCGGGGCGTATCTATGCGACTCTCCAATGACAACTCCCAGTGCGTGATGGAGCATGAGAGCCGTCTGTGTAACCTCAGGCCCTGCGATGTGGATATAACCAAACATTTTCGG AATTTCACCATCTCCGGCTGCACCAGTAAAAAGCCCTACTGGCCCAAATACtgtggagtgtgttcagatgaACGCTGCTGCATCCCTTACAAGTCGAAGACAATCGAGGTGGAGTTTGAGTGTCCCAATGGAGCAGTGTTCACCTGGAAGTACATGTGGATCAACGCATGCTTCTGTAATCTCTCCTGCAGAAACCCCAATGATATTTTTGCTGACCTGGAGCCTTACTATGAGCACAATGAGATCATGAACTGA
- the ccn4b gene encoding cellular communication network factor 4b isoform X1 codes for MSGCVSRWSSVMRLLSWILLVNGGLYQVLSQSPTVIPVVNTDPDLFNRTQYCKWPCKCPKVAPVCPLGISLLTDGCDCCKACAKQLGETCNERDTCDYHRGLYCDYSADKPRYEKGVCAYLVGTGCEYNGVIYRNGQSFQPSCKYRCLCVNGAIGCVPLCTESLPPRGWCQLPKLVKIPGRCCEQWICNEPRKTRRTSPRHAVEVSLNTNEIWHNNCITHTTPWSPCSKTCGRGVSMRLSNDNSQCVMEHESRLCNLRPCDVDITKHFRPGKKCLNIYREREFQNFTISGCTSKKPYWPKYCGVCSDERCCIPYKSKTIEVEFECPNGAVFTWKYMWINACFCNLSCRNPNDIFADLEPYYEHNEIMN; via the exons ATGTCTGGATGCGTCTCTCGCTGGAGTTCAGTGATGAGGCTCCTGTCGTGGATCCTGTTGGTAAACGGTGGACTTTATCAG GTCTTATCTCAAAGTCCCACAGTCATTCCGGTTGTGAACACAGACCCGGACCTGTTTAACAGAACACAGTACTGTAAGTGGCCCTGTAAATGTCCTAAGGTGGCCCCCGTGTGCCCTCTGGGGATCAGTCTGCTCACAGACGGCTGTGACTGCTGTAAGGCTTGTGCTAAACAGCTGGGAGAAACCTGCAATGAGAGAGACACATGTGACTACCACAGGGGCCTCTACTGTGACTACAGTGCTGACAAGCCTAGGTACGAAAAAggcgtgtgtgcat ATCTAGTCGGTACAGGCTGTGAGTATAATGGTGTGATCTATCGTAATGGGCAGAGCTTTCAGCCTAGCTGTAAGTACCGCTGCTTGTGTGTAAATGGGGCCATCGGGTGTGTACCACTGTGCACTGAGTCCCTGCCACCTCGGGGGTGGTGTCAGTTACCCAAGCTGGTGAAGATTCCAGGCCGTTGCTGTGAGCAGTGGATCTGTAATGAGCCTCGGAAAACACGCAGGACGAGCCCTAGACATGCTGTGGAGG TGTCTCTAAACACCAATGAGATCTGGCACAACAACTGTATTACCCATACTACCCCTTGGAGCCCATGCTCAAAGACCTGTGGGCGGGGCGTATCTATGCGACTCTCCAATGACAACTCCCAGTGCGTGATGGAGCATGAGAGCCGTCTGTGTAACCTCAGGCCCTGCGATGTGGATATAACCAAACATTTTCGG CCAGGGAAGAAATGCCTGAACATTTATCGTGAGCGTGAATTTCAGAATTTCACCATCTCCGGCTGCACCAGTAAAAAGCCCTACTGGCCCAAATACtgtggagtgtgttcagatgaACGCTGCTGCATCCCTTACAAGTCGAAGACAATCGAGGTGGAGTTTGAGTGTCCCAATGGAGCAGTGTTCACCTGGAAGTACATGTGGATCAACGCATGCTTCTGTAATCTCTCCTGCAGAAACCCCAATGATATTTTTGCTGACCTGGAGCCTTACTATGAGCACAATGAGATCATGAACTGA